One Aspergillus oryzae RIB40 DNA, chromosome 2 genomic window carries:
- a CDS encoding aldehyde dehydrogenase family protein (NAD-dependent aldehyde dehydrogenases) yields MSLDITTFYNVINNELTTTAETRHGINPANQQPNPEVPVSTAADLDKAVSAARQAFKSWSRTSVEERRKALSAFADAIEANKDSLAKLLTQEQGKPLDQASGEVDNAVIWARAIPKIEVPETVIEENEERKVIQRHIPIGVGGAIVPWNFPIMLAVGKIIPAVYTGNTIIVKPSPFTPYCNLKLGELAARCFPPGVVQVLSGGDDLGPMITEHPGIDKISFTGSSLTGRRVMASCAKTLKRVTLELGGNDPSIICEDVDIDAIIPKVGVLSFLCSSQICMMIKRLYVHEKIYDEFRDKLVAFVKNLKLGEGTEPDVFFGPLQNSMQFGKARNLIEHIASEGLNSVLGGSIPDSKGFFVPPTIVDNPPENSRVVQEEPFAPILPILKWSEEADVIARANDTEYGLGASVWTNDFERGQRIARQLEAGNVWVNTHFMVQPNVPFGGHKSSGIGSEWGVTGLTGWCNTQALYFNKKA; encoded by the exons ATGTCGTTGGATATCACT ACCTTCTATAACGTTATTAATAACGAACtgaccaccaccgccgaaACGCGCCATGGAATCAACCCCGCTAATCAACAACCGAACCCCGAGGTCCCAGTTTCGACCGCCGCGGATCTGGACAAGGCTGTGAGCGCTGCTCGCCAGGCATTCAAGTCATGGTCCCGGACATCAGTGGAGGAGCGGCGTAAGGCGCTGAGCGCTTTTGCTGACGCTATCGAGGCGAACAAGGATTCCCTGGCCAAGCTACTGACCCAGGAGCAAGGAAAGCCATTAGACCAAGCATCTGGTGAAGTTGATAACGCCGTCATTTGGGCACGAGCTATCCCTAAGATTGAGGTCCCGGAGACAGTGATtgaggagaatgaagagcgCAAGGTGATCCAGAGGCACATTCCCATCGGTGTTGGAGGTGCCATTGTGCCCTGGAACTTCCCCATCATGTTGGCGGTCGGAAAGATCATTCCTGCAGTGTACACTGGTAACACCATCATTGTTAAGCCGTCGCCCTTCACTCCTTACTGCAACCTGAAGCTCGGAGAGCTTGCTGCCCGTTGTTTCCCACCAGGTGTGGTGCAGGTGTTGAGCGGCGGTGATGACCTCGGTCCAATGATCACCGAGCACCCAGGTATCGACAAGATCAGCTTCACTGGTTCTAGTTTGACCGGTCGCCGTGTCATGGCCAGTTGCGCCAAGACGCTGAAGCGAGTTACTTTGGAACTCGGTGGCAACGACCCTTCCATTATCTGTGAGGATGTTGACATCGATGCTATCATTCCGAAG GTCGGTGTTCTCAGCTTCCTGTGCTCCAGTCAAATCTGCATGATGATCAAGCGTCTTTATGTGCACGAGAAGATCTACGATGAATTCCGTGACAAGCTTGTCGCATTTGTGAAGAACCTGAAGCTAGGCGAAGGCACCGAGCCCGATGTCTTCTTCGGTCCCCTCCAGAACAGCATGCAATTCGGCAAAGCCCGCAATCTCATCGAGCACATTGCATCCGAAGGGCTGAACTCCGTTTTGGGAGGTTCTATCCCGGATTCGAAGGGCTTCTTCGTCCCGCCCACTATCGTCGACAACCCACCCGAGAACTCGCGCGTTGTCCAGGAGGAGCCCTTCGCGCCTATTCTGCCCATTCTCAAGTGGTCCGAGGAGGCGGACGTGATCGCACGCGCGAACGACACCGAGTATGGACTTGGAGCATCGGTCTGGACTAATGATTTCGAGCGCGGTCAGCGAATTGCGCGCCAGCTTGAAGCCGGTAACGTGTGGGTGAATACACACTTTATGGTGCAGCCTAATGTACCATTTGGTGGACACAAGTCGAGTGGAATTGGTTCTGAGTGGGGTGTGACTGGATTGACTGGGTGGTGCAACACTCAGGCGTTGTATTTCAATAAGAAAGCATGA